Proteins found in one Acipenser ruthenus chromosome 18, fAciRut3.2 maternal haplotype, whole genome shotgun sequence genomic segment:
- the LOC117424432 gene encoding codanin-1-like isoform X8: MIEYIDYNLTEKYIVLFVYCTLVTPASVCPPVRCALPNSVNAACGVRAARARCRMAALLESVLREEVEASRAVHWIKNVQLENGSCDSLAQFSVLRRDFVPFLLNFLREQASQILANGPSTPAKTPSSKGQRTPGYPNERSGVSQSGRAPPKGASRVQLFSPPPCSPAQPEFDTPGTQYLSGITFLSSPSFTASPAPRRSDQRASLGEFLPSPDPQPPQRRGRRRGGPTSSGGRQPGREAGRGLNEEPGRWDRGGRTETSITPPPPQLNINNLEDFPPVGATPTPAGKTKPSRRINPTPVSAERPQSKPKNCFTSTPLSQPPPSPAIPESPGAGPDCWLQEEREMLRRERCVQAPASSATPALRLACTKMMCPFQSRAKLSQQTSSLGLPPALEPSTPTKLGSSRTSASGSADRLSPTADLHKVSTSCQLDLLAELHCACIAENLVPNVFLELFFVLQLLTSRGSAPSEERQGGPAVCRDVLDRPYFNSVHNCVYFAVKVLENNFDLISQLDKCTLRLLAENERLGSFSPALRDRLLAAHESSTAKVSRITPSFIQSVPFQPATDNRSNFCSDKAFHIFKKQRDIFYELLREWEDFHKEPGWVFDMVLGSRVRGMVSQLTAASNHSHFARLFQKQLIQMCKGTGGEAPDLDVLGMLGADNLSRLKRLQERFIQPQSIMGPCPPPSFPGHQEFFRDFLLTAGSYQLNQHLMDSLCQQILELDSICILGPGSSKEEGEGDVEQQGEKQRFCSVLTTARLLAKFLGFITFLPYQTREPPARGVQEAAIGVRNKSAPVLDVCEVLRQSMVKQRTVLTVPWLVEFLSMVDHTAPYLLHYRRVFTLLLQLYRRTLLGTDREGRFLNQLLIVAVLGWLFQIPAVPEDLFFSGDFRDETDVIETPAPTQGLDCLPLVDQQLLYICCPYLSEFRKLLAAFVAGSAAKNGGLIRKITPTAAEPLESPAPLSQQKLQAELEQAFFHNQPQSLRRTVEFVAERVGSNSVKHIKATLVSELVQSGEAQLQGRLRDEKASVARLFDSVCTQLCERGRQTLSRAREFCSVKSPEAIRILLPEETSAAVLSTAEDIAVRLATEKACTWLSANIAALIKRELKAAFDRMMKSLPPPPVGALSEGETPREPPEHTASRLEEKGASCPPGCEHKATLPSDLIIEIKEVLSVTLGPRSQEERVGFQQIQDLLQRLGETLCCRKFIFPVPEQMLARCSVGLACVLVSGQLPLSEPELPAEEGSARGSPVRALLDQLLGLWRHVFRTPVPLQLLFTDKHLASILEAGHTQWEEFLFLVSELQGRGLLGAEEVQSSWKSLSALSWPTVSALRPGLRPHSTPEPYTASAPRPAHSTPEPYTDFMEQINRAACRLQQEQYQGVPLQNSD, from the exons CTGGAGAATGGCAGCTGTGACAGCCTGGCTCAGTTTTCCGTGCTCCGGAGAGACTTTGTCCCATTCCTGCTCAACTTCCTCCGTGAGCAAGCCAGCCAGATCCTGGCCAATGGGCCTTCCACCCCGGCCAAGACCCCCAGCTCCAAGGGACAGCGGACCCCCGGGTACCCCAACGAGAGGAGTGGGGTCTCTCAGAGCGGCCGCGCGCCCCCGAAAGGAGCCAGCCGGGTGCAGCTGTTCTCGCCACCCCCCTGCAGTCCTGCGCAGCCTGAGTTTGACACGCCAGGCACCCAGTATCTCAGTGGAATCACCTTTTTGAGCAGCCCCAGCTTCACGGCCAGCCCTGCACCCCGGAGGTCTGACCAGAGAGCCAGCCTGGGAGAATTCCTGCCCTCCCCGGACCCCCAGCCCCCCCAGCGTCGCGGCAGGAGACGGGGTGGTCCGACCAGCAGTGGAGGCCGGCAGCCAGGCAGGGAGGCAGGACGCGGGCTTAATGAGGAGCCGGGCCGCTGGGACAGGGGAGGCAGGACTGAGACCTCTATCACCCCCCCTCCACCCCAGCTCAACATCAACAACCTGGAGGACTTCCCTCCTGTGGGGGCTACTCCTACACCAGCTGG TAAGACGAAGCCATCGCGACGGATAAACCCGACACCGGTGAGTGCAGAGCGGCCCCAATCGAAACCAAAGAACTGCTTCACCTCCACCCCGCTGAGCCAGCCACCCCCCTCCCCCGCCATCCCAGAGTCCCCGGGGGCAGGGCCGGACTGTTGGCTGCAGGAGGAGCGGGAGATGCTGCGCAGAGAGAGGTGTGTTCAGGCTCCGGCTTCAAGCGCCACTCCTGCGCTTCGCCTTGCTTGTACTAAGATGATGTGCCCTTTCCAGAGCAG AGCCAAGCTGTCCCAGCAGACCAGCTCTCTAGGACTCCCCCCTGCCCTTGAACCCAGCACCCCCACCAAGCTGGGCTCCAGCAGAACCAGCGCCAGCGGGTCGGCGGACCGCCTCTCTCCGACCGCAGATTTGCACAAGGTCTCCACCTCCTGCCAGCTGGACCTGCTAGCTGAGCTGCACTGCGCCTGCATCGCGG AGAACCTGGTGCCCAATGTCTTCCTGGAGCTCTTCTTCGTGCTTCAGCTGCTGACGTCCCGTGGATCAGCTCCTTCTGAGGAGCGGCAAGGGGGTCCCGCAGTCTGCAGGG ATGTGTTGGACAGGCCCTACTTCAACAGCGTGCACAACTGTGTGTACTTTGCAGTCAAGGTCCTGGAAAATAATTTTGA TCTCATCTCCCAGCTGGATAAATGCACACTGCGGCTCCTCGCTGAGAACGAGAGGCTGGGCTCCTTCTCTCCAGCTCTGCGAGATCGGCTGCTTGCTGCCCATGAAAGCAGCACTGCCAAG GTGTCCCGAATAACCCCGTCCTTCATTCAGTCTGTTCCGTTCCAGCCAGCCACGGACAACCGCTCCAACTTCTGTAGTGACAAGGCCTTTCACATCTTCAAGAAGCAGAG AGATATTTTCTACGAGCTGCTGAGAGAGTGGGAGGACTTCCACAAGGAGCCGGGCTGGGTGTTCGACATGGTGCTGGGCAGCAGAGTCAG GGGGATGGTGAGTCAGCTGACTGCAGCCAGCAATCACAGTCACTTTGCCAGGCTTTTCCAGAAGCAGCTCATCCAG ATGTGCAAGGGGACGGGTGGAGAGGCGCCTGACCTGGATGTACTCGGCATGCTTGGAGCGGACAACCTGAGCCGTCTAAAGAGACTGCAGGAGCGCTTCATCCAGCCCCAAAGCATCATGGGACCGTGCCCCCCGCCCTCCTTCCCAGGGCATCAGGAATTCTTCCGGGATTTCCTCCTGACAGCTGGCAG ctacCAGCTGAACCAGCACCTGATGGACAGCCTGTGCCAGCAGATCCTGGAGCTTGACTCCATCTGCATCCTGGGGCCAGGCAGCAGCAAGGAAGAGGGGGAGGGTGATGTGGAGCAGCAG GGTGAGAAGCAGCGGTTCTGCTCGGTGCTGACGACGGCTCGCCTTCTTGCCAAGTTCCTGGGTTTCATCACCTTCTTGCCGTACCAGACCAGGGAGCCACCAGCCAGGGGTGTGCAGGAGGCAGCCATTGGGGTCCGCAACAAG AGTGCTCCAGTGCTTGATGTGTGTGAGGTGCTGAGGCAGTCCATGGTGAAGCAGCGCACGGTGCTCACTGTCCCCTGGCTGGTCGAGTTTCTCTCCATGGTGGATCACaccgccccgtacctgctgcacTACAGGAGGGTCTTCACACTTCTGCTGCAGCTGTACAG GCGCACCTTGCTGGGGACGGACAGAGAGGGGCGCTTCCTGAACCAGCTGCTGATTGTTGCTGTGCTGGGCTGGCTCTTCCAG ATCCCTGCTGTTCCTGAGGATCTGTTCTTTAGTGGGGATTTCAGAGATGAAACTGATGTCATTGAAACACCAGCTCCCACTCAAGGACTG GATTGTCTCCCCCTGGTGGATCAGCAGTTGCTTTATATCTGTTGCCCATATCTCA gCGAGTTCCGCAAACTACTGGCTGCGTTTGTAGCAGGAAGTGCAGCGAAGAACGGGGGCTTGATCCGCAAAATAACACCAACCGCCGCGGAGCCACTGGAGTCTCCCGCCCCACTGTCCCAACAGAAACTACAG GCGGAGTTGGAGCAGGCGTTCTTTCACAACCAGCCCCAGTCACTGCGCCGTACCGTGGAGTTCGTGGCAGAGAGAGTCGGCTCAAATTCTGTCAAACACATCAA AGCCACGCTGGTCTCGGAGCTGGTGCAGTCCGGAGAGGCTCAGCTGCAAGGAAGGCTGAGGGATGAGAAGGCGAGCGTGGCCAGGCTCTTTGACTCCGTGTGCACCCAGCTGTGTGAGAGGGGCAGGCAGACGCTCAGCCGAGCCAGAGA GTTTTGCAGTGTGAAGAGCCCTGAAGCCATCAGGATTTTGCTTCCTGAAGAGACCTCTGCAGCA GTTCTGAGCACAGCGGAGGACATTGCAGTCAGGTTAGCCACCGAGAAGGCGTGCACCTGGCTCTCTGCTAATATCGCAG CCCTGATTAAGCGGGAGTTGAAGGCGGCCTTCGACCGGATGATGAAATCCCTGCCGCCACCTCCTGTCGGTGCCTTGTCTGAGGGGGAGACCCCGAGAGAGCCCCCTGAACACACAGCGAGCAGACTGGAGGAGAAGGGGGCCAGCTGCCCCCCTGGCTGTGAGCACAAAGCCACGCTGCCCTCCGACCTCATCATTGAGATCAAG GAGGTGCTGAGTGTGACGCTGGGGCCCCGGTCCCAGGAGGAGAGGGTCGGTTTCCAGCAGATCCAGGACCTTCTGCAAAGACTGGGGGAGACTCTGTGCTGCAGGAAG TTCATATTTCCAGTTCCAGAGCAGATGTTGGCCCGGTGCTCCGTCGGACTGGCTTGTGTGTTGG TGTCAGGCCAGCTGCCTCTCAGTGAACCTGAGCTCCCTGCGGAGGAGGGCAGTGCCAGGGGGAGCCCGGTCCGCGCCCTGCTGGATCAGCTTCTGGGACTGTGGAGACACGTCTTCCGCACTCCTGTCCCTCTTCAGCTGCTCTTCACTGACAAACACCTGGCTTCCATCCTGGAGGCTGGACACACACAG TGGGAGGAGTTCCTGTTTCTTGTCAGCGAGCTGCAAGGAAGAGGCCTGCTGGGGGCAGAGGAGGTGCAGAGCAGCTGGAAGAGCCTGTCTGCGCTGTCTTGGCCCACGGTGAGTGCACTGAGACCGGGGCTCCGCCCACACTCTACCCCTGAACCATACACGGCGAGTGCACCGAGACCGGCACACTCTACCCCTGAACCATACACG gACTTTATGGAACAAATCAACAGGGCAGCCTGCAGACTTCAGCAGGAGCAATACCAGGGAGTGCCACTGCAGAACAGTGACTGA
- the LOC117424432 gene encoding codanin-1-like isoform X7, translating into MCSSKTKPSRRINPTPVSAERPQSKPKNCFTSTPLSQPPPSPAIPESPGAGPDCWLQEEREMLRRERCVQAPASSATPALRLACTKMMCPFQSRAKLSQQTSSLGLPPALEPSTPTKLGSSRTSASGSADRLSPTADLHKVSTSCQLDLLAELHCACIAENLVPNVFLELFFVLQLLTSRGSAPSEERQGGPAVCRGSSKHTPPASNNVLDRPYFNSVHNCVYFAVKVLENNFDLISQLDKCTLRLLAENERLGSFSPALRDRLLAAHESSTAKVSRITPSFIQSVPFQPATDNRSNFCSDKAFHIFKKQRDIFYELLREWEDFHKEPGWVFDMVLGSRVRGMVSQLTAASNHSHFARLFQKQLIQMCKGTGGEAPDLDVLGMLGADNLSRLKRLQERFIQPQSIMGPCPPPSFPGHQEFFRDFLLTAGSYQLNQHLMDSLCQQILELDSICILGPGSSKEEGEGDVEQQGEKQRFCSVLTTARLLAKFLGFITFLPYQTREPPARGVQEAAIGVRNKSAPVLDVCEVLRQSMVKQRTVLTVPWLVEFLSMVDHTAPYLLHYRRVFTLLLQLYRRTLLGTDREGRFLNQLLIVAVLGWLFQIPAVPEDLFFSGDFRDETDVIETPAPTQGLDCLPLVDQQLLYICCPYLSEFRKLLAAFVAGSAAKNGGLIRKITPTAAEPLESPAPLSQQKLQAELEQAFFHNQPQSLRRTVEFVAERVGSNSVKHIKATLVSELVQSGEAQLQGRLRDEKASVARLFDSVCTQLCERGRQTLSRAREFCSVKSPEAIRILLPEETSAAVLSTAEDIAVRLATEKACTWLSANIAALIKRELKAAFDRMMKSLPPPPVGALSEGETPREPPEHTASRLEEKGASCPPGCEHKATLPSDLIIEIKEVLSVTLGPRSQEERVGFQQIQDLLQRLGETLCCRKFIFPVPEQMLARCSVGLACVLVSGQLPLSEPELPAEEGSARGSPVRALLDQLLGLWRHVFRTPVPLQLLFTDKHLASILEAGHTQWEEFLFLVSELQGRGLLGAEEVQSSWKSLSALSWPTVSALRPGLRPHSTPEPYTASAPRPAHSTPEPYTDFMEQINRAACRLQQEQYQGVPLQNSD; encoded by the exons CAGTAAGACGAAGCCATCGCGACGGATAAACCCGACACCGGTGAGTGCAGAGCGGCCCCAATCGAAACCAAAGAACTGCTTCACCTCCACCCCGCTGAGCCAGCCACCCCCCTCCCCCGCCATCCCAGAGTCCCCGGGGGCAGGGCCGGACTGTTGGCTGCAGGAGGAGCGGGAGATGCTGCGCAGAGAGAGGTGTGTTCAGGCTCCGGCTTCAAGCGCCACTCCTGCGCTTCGCCTTGCTTGTACTAAGATGATGTGCCCTTTCCAGAGCAG AGCCAAGCTGTCCCAGCAGACCAGCTCTCTAGGACTCCCCCCTGCCCTTGAACCCAGCACCCCCACCAAGCTGGGCTCCAGCAGAACCAGCGCCAGCGGGTCGGCGGACCGCCTCTCTCCGACCGCAGATTTGCACAAGGTCTCCACCTCCTGCCAGCTGGACCTGCTAGCTGAGCTGCACTGCGCCTGCATCGCGG AGAACCTGGTGCCCAATGTCTTCCTGGAGCTCTTCTTCGTGCTTCAGCTGCTGACGTCCCGTGGATCAGCTCCTTCTGAGGAGCGGCAAGGGGGTCCCGCAGTCTGCAGGGGTAGCTCTAAACACACCCCTCCTGCTTCCAACA ATGTGTTGGACAGGCCCTACTTCAACAGCGTGCACAACTGTGTGTACTTTGCAGTCAAGGTCCTGGAAAATAATTTTGA TCTCATCTCCCAGCTGGATAAATGCACACTGCGGCTCCTCGCTGAGAACGAGAGGCTGGGCTCCTTCTCTCCAGCTCTGCGAGATCGGCTGCTTGCTGCCCATGAAAGCAGCACTGCCAAG GTGTCCCGAATAACCCCGTCCTTCATTCAGTCTGTTCCGTTCCAGCCAGCCACGGACAACCGCTCCAACTTCTGTAGTGACAAGGCCTTTCACATCTTCAAGAAGCAGAG AGATATTTTCTACGAGCTGCTGAGAGAGTGGGAGGACTTCCACAAGGAGCCGGGCTGGGTGTTCGACATGGTGCTGGGCAGCAGAGTCAG GGGGATGGTGAGTCAGCTGACTGCAGCCAGCAATCACAGTCACTTTGCCAGGCTTTTCCAGAAGCAGCTCATCCAG ATGTGCAAGGGGACGGGTGGAGAGGCGCCTGACCTGGATGTACTCGGCATGCTTGGAGCGGACAACCTGAGCCGTCTAAAGAGACTGCAGGAGCGCTTCATCCAGCCCCAAAGCATCATGGGACCGTGCCCCCCGCCCTCCTTCCCAGGGCATCAGGAATTCTTCCGGGATTTCCTCCTGACAGCTGGCAG ctacCAGCTGAACCAGCACCTGATGGACAGCCTGTGCCAGCAGATCCTGGAGCTTGACTCCATCTGCATCCTGGGGCCAGGCAGCAGCAAGGAAGAGGGGGAGGGTGATGTGGAGCAGCAG GGTGAGAAGCAGCGGTTCTGCTCGGTGCTGACGACGGCTCGCCTTCTTGCCAAGTTCCTGGGTTTCATCACCTTCTTGCCGTACCAGACCAGGGAGCCACCAGCCAGGGGTGTGCAGGAGGCAGCCATTGGGGTCCGCAACAAG AGTGCTCCAGTGCTTGATGTGTGTGAGGTGCTGAGGCAGTCCATGGTGAAGCAGCGCACGGTGCTCACTGTCCCCTGGCTGGTCGAGTTTCTCTCCATGGTGGATCACaccgccccgtacctgctgcacTACAGGAGGGTCTTCACACTTCTGCTGCAGCTGTACAG GCGCACCTTGCTGGGGACGGACAGAGAGGGGCGCTTCCTGAACCAGCTGCTGATTGTTGCTGTGCTGGGCTGGCTCTTCCAG ATCCCTGCTGTTCCTGAGGATCTGTTCTTTAGTGGGGATTTCAGAGATGAAACTGATGTCATTGAAACACCAGCTCCCACTCAAGGACTG GATTGTCTCCCCCTGGTGGATCAGCAGTTGCTTTATATCTGTTGCCCATATCTCA gCGAGTTCCGCAAACTACTGGCTGCGTTTGTAGCAGGAAGTGCAGCGAAGAACGGGGGCTTGATCCGCAAAATAACACCAACCGCCGCGGAGCCACTGGAGTCTCCCGCCCCACTGTCCCAACAGAAACTACAG GCGGAGTTGGAGCAGGCGTTCTTTCACAACCAGCCCCAGTCACTGCGCCGTACCGTGGAGTTCGTGGCAGAGAGAGTCGGCTCAAATTCTGTCAAACACATCAA AGCCACGCTGGTCTCGGAGCTGGTGCAGTCCGGAGAGGCTCAGCTGCAAGGAAGGCTGAGGGATGAGAAGGCGAGCGTGGCCAGGCTCTTTGACTCCGTGTGCACCCAGCTGTGTGAGAGGGGCAGGCAGACGCTCAGCCGAGCCAGAGA GTTTTGCAGTGTGAAGAGCCCTGAAGCCATCAGGATTTTGCTTCCTGAAGAGACCTCTGCAGCA GTTCTGAGCACAGCGGAGGACATTGCAGTCAGGTTAGCCACCGAGAAGGCGTGCACCTGGCTCTCTGCTAATATCGCAG CCCTGATTAAGCGGGAGTTGAAGGCGGCCTTCGACCGGATGATGAAATCCCTGCCGCCACCTCCTGTCGGTGCCTTGTCTGAGGGGGAGACCCCGAGAGAGCCCCCTGAACACACAGCGAGCAGACTGGAGGAGAAGGGGGCCAGCTGCCCCCCTGGCTGTGAGCACAAAGCCACGCTGCCCTCCGACCTCATCATTGAGATCAAG GAGGTGCTGAGTGTGACGCTGGGGCCCCGGTCCCAGGAGGAGAGGGTCGGTTTCCAGCAGATCCAGGACCTTCTGCAAAGACTGGGGGAGACTCTGTGCTGCAGGAAG TTCATATTTCCAGTTCCAGAGCAGATGTTGGCCCGGTGCTCCGTCGGACTGGCTTGTGTGTTGG TGTCAGGCCAGCTGCCTCTCAGTGAACCTGAGCTCCCTGCGGAGGAGGGCAGTGCCAGGGGGAGCCCGGTCCGCGCCCTGCTGGATCAGCTTCTGGGACTGTGGAGACACGTCTTCCGCACTCCTGTCCCTCTTCAGCTGCTCTTCACTGACAAACACCTGGCTTCCATCCTGGAGGCTGGACACACACAG TGGGAGGAGTTCCTGTTTCTTGTCAGCGAGCTGCAAGGAAGAGGCCTGCTGGGGGCAGAGGAGGTGCAGAGCAGCTGGAAGAGCCTGTCTGCGCTGTCTTGGCCCACGGTGAGTGCACTGAGACCGGGGCTCCGCCCACACTCTACCCCTGAACCATACACGGCGAGTGCACCGAGACCGGCACACTCTACCCCTGAACCATACACG gACTTTATGGAACAAATCAACAGGGCAGCCTGCAGACTTCAGCAGGAGCAATACCAGGGAGTGCCACTGCAGAACAGTGACTGA